The window GTACGAGGTTGATACGTGAACCGGTTCTCGTTGATACGTGGAGGGTGGGGACGGAGGGATCCGGGGTGCCGTCCGAGGCGGTCCCGCAGGTGAAGCGGGGCTGATGGCGGGCCGACGTGGAGGTCCGCTGCCCCACCTCCGGCCCTCGGAAACGGATGTGAATCCACCCCATCCAGCGTGCTAATCTTCTGCATGTCGGCAGGCGCTCACCCACTCGGTGGGAGACGGACGACACACCCAATGCGCGGGTGGCGGAATAGGCAGACGCGCTGGATTCAGGTTCCAGTGCCCGCAAGGGCGTGGGGGTTCAACTCCCCCCTCGCGCACCACAGAAGACCGGGTCTCCACCAGAACGAAAGTTCCGGTGGGGGCCCGTTCTTCGTTCCCGGCCTCAGGCCCGGCCGGACTGTCCACCCCGGCCCCCTACAGAGCAGGGCAGGCCCCCCGGCGGTGAGGTATCTCACGGCCGGGGGCCTGCTTTGCGTGAGGCTGACTCTTTCGCTGGGGCAGTGCCGCGGGGTGGATGTCTCCGCTGGTTCACCCAGGCGTCGACTGCGGACGTCCCGCGGGCGGACGCACCCCGAGTGCAAAATCGATCCGATGCGGAACAACTCTCCTCAGACGCTGCCTCGTTATGGAAAGGCGTGTGCGCATCTGGGCGCTCGTCCGGTGGGTTTGTCAGGGCTGGGTCAGGAAGAAGCGGGGCGGCGCGAGTCGGTGAAGCGGTGGGAGCCTTGGCGGGACTGGTCCTTCGGCCCTGTGGCGTGCGGCTCGGGTGGGTAGGGCCTAGGGTTCCGGTCCGGCTATGTGGTGGGAGTGGGCCTTGTGAAGGTGATCCTTTTTGGGGCGACCGGGATGGTCGGGCAAGGGGTCTTGCGGGAGTGTCTGCGGGACGCGGGTGTCGAGAGTGTGCTCGTGGTCGGGCGGACCGCGGTGGGGGTCTCGCATCCGAAGCTGAGTGAGGTCGTGCGGGCCGATCTCATGGATCTCGGCGGGCTGGAGAGCGAGCTCTCCGGGTACGACGCCTGCTTCTTCCCTCTCGGGGTTTCCTCGGCGGGGATGAAGGAGGACGCGTACCGGAAGGTCACGTACGACCTCACGCTCGAGGTGGCGCGTTCGCTGGCCCGCTGGAATCCCGGGCTGACCTTCTGTTACGTGTCCGGGCAGGGGACCGACGGTTCCGCGCAGGGGCGTGTGATGTGGGCGCGGGTCAAGGGGGAGACGGAGAACGCGCTGCTCGCCCTG is drawn from Streptomyces liliifuscus and contains these coding sequences:
- a CDS encoding Rossmann-fold NAD(P)-binding domain-containing protein, whose amino-acid sequence is MVGRTAVGVSHPKLSEVVRADLMDLGGLESELSGYDACFFPLGVSSAGMKEDAYRKVTYDLTLEVARSLARWNPGLTFCYVSGQGTDGSAQGRVMWARVKGETENALLALDGVEAYMFRPGLIQPLHGIRSKTRVYRAIYALTGPLLPVLRKLAPRRITTTEQVGLAMIAVARDGAAERVLETDGINRAAAAAPA